The Treponema medium genome has a window encoding:
- a CDS encoding type III PLP-dependent enzyme → MNVTDYLSETEWKRLLQFSEKLETPCVVINLNRIKKNYLELKKFFSAADIYYAVKANPHEEILKLLIELGANFDIASRYELDKILALGINPDRLTYGNTIKKAKDIAYFYEKGIRLFVTDSKEDLKNIAKYAPQSRVYVRILVENTNSADWPLSRKFGCHPDMAYDLCILAKELGLVPYGISFHVGSQQRDIGQWDDAIAKTKYLMRSLEEEEDIELKMINMGGGFPASYVVPTNELSEYASEINRYLDDDFGDERPRIILEPGRSMVGDAGVLVTEVITVSRKNNTALHRWVYVDAGVFNGLVETLNESIKYPIVTSKDSNCSKRGEVILAGPTCDSMDIMYEKYKYQLPINLKPGDRVYFLTAGAYTASYASVEFNGFPPIKTYIMK, encoded by the coding sequence ATGAACGTAACCGATTATCTTAGCGAAACAGAGTGGAAAAGGTTGCTGCAGTTTTCCGAAAAACTCGAAACACCTTGTGTTGTTATCAATTTGAATCGGATTAAAAAAAATTATCTTGAATTAAAAAAGTTCTTTTCTGCCGCAGACATTTACTACGCAGTGAAGGCAAATCCGCATGAAGAAATCCTAAAGTTGCTTATCGAGTTAGGGGCTAATTTTGATATTGCTTCGCGGTATGAGCTCGATAAGATTCTTGCCTTGGGAATCAATCCCGATCGGCTTACCTACGGAAATACAATTAAAAAAGCAAAAGATATTGCATATTTTTATGAAAAAGGTATCCGGTTATTCGTTACCGACAGTAAAGAAGATTTAAAAAATATTGCAAAATATGCACCTCAATCGCGTGTCTATGTTCGTATCTTGGTTGAAAACACTAATAGTGCCGATTGGCCGCTTTCCCGTAAGTTTGGCTGCCATCCTGATATGGCTTATGATCTTTGTATTTTGGCGAAAGAGCTTGGGCTTGTTCCGTATGGAATTTCATTTCATGTCGGCAGTCAACAAAGGGATATTGGGCAATGGGACGATGCTATTGCAAAAACAAAGTATTTAATGCGTTCTCTTGAAGAAGAAGAAGATATCGAACTCAAGATGATCAATATGGGAGGCGGCTTTCCTGCTTCGTATGTCGTTCCGACCAATGAGCTTTCCGAATATGCAAGTGAAATTAATCGTTATCTTGACGATGACTTTGGCGATGAACGACCGCGCATCATCCTTGAACCGGGACGGTCTATGGTTGGCGATGCCGGTGTTCTTGTTACCGAGGTTATTACTGTTTCGAGAAAGAATAATACCGCCTTGCATCGCTGGGTTTATGTTGATGCAGGTGTCTTTAATGGATTGGTGGAAACACTCAACGAAAGTATTAAGTATCCTATCGTAACGTCAAAGGATTCAAATTGCAGTAAACGTGGTGAGGTGATTCTTGCGGGACCGACCTGTGACAGTATGGATATTATGTACGAAAAATATAAATATCAACTTCCAATTAACCTAAAGCCGGGTGATAGGGTATATTTTCTCACTGCAGGCGCCTATACTGCTAGCTATGCATCCGTAGAATTTAACGGATTCCCTCCGATTAAGACTTATATTATGAAATAA
- a CDS encoding flavodoxin, with amino-acid sequence MAKVAVVFWSGTGHTEKMAHCIMDGLKAGGAEAELFPVAQFSADKLDSYDKIAFGCPAMGAEELEPDEFEPFFASIENKLSGRKIALFGSYEWADGEWMQTWVERAKRDGADVFEEGLIAYDDPDEEAQKKCKEFGERFAK; translated from the coding sequence ATGGCAAAAGTTGCAGTAGTATTTTGGAGCGGAACCGGTCATACCGAAAAGATGGCTCATTGTATTATGGACGGACTGAAAGCAGGCGGAGCAGAGGCAGAATTATTCCCTGTTGCGCAATTCAGTGCGGATAAATTGGATAGCTATGATAAAATTGCCTTTGGCTGCCCGGCAATGGGTGCGGAAGAGTTGGAACCGGATGAATTTGAACCGTTCTTTGCTTCTATCGAAAATAAACTTTCAGGTCGCAAAATTGCACTGTTCGGTTCTTACGAATGGGCAGACGGCGAATGGATGCAGACATGGGTAGAACGTGCAAAAAGAGACGGAGCCGATGTGTTTGAAGAAGGACTCATCGCTTATGACGATCCCGATGAAGAAGCACAGAAAAAGTGCAAGGAATTCGGCGAACGGTTTGCAAAATAA
- a CDS encoding DUF3793 family protein, whose product MLPYAYVEAALARHAAPCLAGIKPANLVSFPSADIQWCDTYNAILNEQGIYFIPLCVCENRAQILVYRKDLLTCLCSQPQVAAALRYFGYQPECGLDAIIMRLKKRMSVLTGAQNRHCRERFPHEIGFFLGYPADDVMQYVKTGGRNCLFCGYWKVYSNPEKALQMFHQYTECKERFALQIKSGRTIFEIVCAA is encoded by the coding sequence ATGTTACCGTACGCTTACGTCGAGGCAGCTCTTGCCCGCCATGCAGCACCTTGTTTGGCAGGAATTAAACCGGCAAATCTCGTGTCGTTTCCTAGCGCCGATATTCAATGGTGTGATACCTATAACGCAATACTGAATGAGCAGGGCATATATTTTATCCCGCTTTGCGTATGCGAAAATCGCGCCCAAATATTGGTATATCGGAAGGATTTACTCACGTGCCTTTGTTCTCAACCTCAAGTGGCAGCGGCATTACGGTATTTCGGGTATCAGCCGGAATGTGGGCTTGATGCGATTATCATGCGGTTAAAGAAGCGGATGTCTGTTTTAACGGGAGCACAAAACAGACACTGCAGAGAGCGCTTTCCGCATGAAATCGGATTTTTTTTGGGGTATCCGGCTGATGATGTAATGCAGTATGTAAAAACGGGCGGTCGAAATTGTCTGTTTTGCGGATACTGGAAGGTGTACAGCAATCCCGAAAAAGCATTACAAATGTTCCACCAGTATACGGAATGTAAAGAGCGTTTTGCTTTACAGATAAAAAGCGGCAGGACTATCTTTGAGATTGTTTGTGCAGCTTAA
- a CDS encoding GAF domain-containing protein produces MKEKLAQYHSLIENETDIIAVMANTSAFIMEHISGLNWAGFYRMKGNELVLGPFQGRPACYRISYGKGVCGHCAVSRKSIMVPDVHAFPGHIACDAASKSELVVPIIHNGILFGVIDLDAPEYDHFTDTDKLFIEAIAEIFSQKL; encoded by the coding sequence ATGAAAGAAAAATTAGCTCAATATCACTCATTAATCGAAAATGAAACCGATATTATCGCGGTAATGGCAAATACGAGCGCCTTCATTATGGAACATATTTCCGGTTTGAATTGGGCCGGTTTTTATCGAATGAAAGGTAATGAATTGGTGCTTGGTCCCTTTCAAGGCCGACCGGCGTGCTATCGAATTAGTTATGGCAAAGGTGTCTGCGGGCATTGTGCGGTCAGTAGGAAAAGTATCATGGTACCCGATGTGCACGCTTTTCCCGGGCATATTGCCTGTGATGCAGCGAGCAAGAGTGAACTGGTTGTACCGATTATCCACAACGGTATTTTATTCGGTGTAATTGATCTCGATGCTCCCGAATACGATCATTTTACCGATACCGACAAGCTCTTTATCGAGGCTATCGCCGAGATATTTTCCCAAAAATTATAA
- a CDS encoding ATP-binding protein, translated as MKTEKHKEQQNVEWKAEWKEEYLKWICGFANAQGGKIYIGKDDKGETVGVKNAKKLLTDIPNKVRDVLGIIVDVNLHTSHTKEYLEISVSPSSYPVNYKGEYHYRSGSTKQLLKGAALTQFLFERTGLTWDSVPMAKLDMKDFWHDSFALFRNQALLSKRMDEKDLQITDAQLLEYLGLVKDGHILRAGMMLFYQDPEKWINGAYIKVGYFKSNTDIAYMDEIHGSLISQAEKVIDLLFTKYLTADITYEGVTRIETYPFPKAAIREAVYNAIVHKNYATQIPIQISVYKDKLYISNDCILPAGWTVDTLMSKHRSKPFNPNIANGFFRAGLIETWGRGIEKICEACIEHDTPIPKYTVHPEDIMVMFECRKKEIHTGVVREKPHRFYNKRYEYRMNTDMNTDMNTDMNTDMNTAVGTSTDDTVIQRVLHFLIQYPKSTQKEISEKLEVTTRTVERTIATLKEQGYIKRAGNNRSGYWEIKKYNWRTR; from the coding sequence ATGAAAACGGAAAAGCATAAAGAACAACAGAATGTAGAATGGAAAGCTGAATGGAAGGAAGAGTACCTCAAATGGATATGCGGCTTTGCAAATGCGCAAGGAGGCAAAATATATATCGGTAAAGATGATAAGGGTGAGACGGTCGGCGTAAAAAATGCAAAAAAACTGCTGACGGATATTCCTAATAAAGTACGAGACGTATTAGGCATTATTGTCGATGTAAATTTACACACCAGTCATACTAAAGAGTATTTAGAGATTAGTGTTTCTCCCAGCTCATATCCGGTTAATTATAAAGGGGAATATCATTATCGCAGTGGCAGTACAAAACAGTTGCTCAAAGGCGCCGCTCTTACGCAATTTCTGTTTGAGCGTACAGGACTTACTTGGGATAGTGTTCCGATGGCAAAACTTGATATGAAGGATTTCTGGCACGACAGTTTTGCTCTTTTTCGTAATCAAGCGCTCCTGAGTAAAAGGATGGACGAGAAAGATTTACAGATAACCGATGCCCAGTTATTGGAGTATTTAGGTCTTGTCAAAGACGGGCATATTTTAAGAGCTGGTATGATGTTGTTTTATCAAGACCCTGAAAAATGGATTAATGGCGCGTATATCAAAGTCGGTTATTTTAAATCAAATACTGATATTGCATATATGGATGAAATTCACGGATCATTGATTAGTCAAGCGGAAAAAGTAATCGATTTATTGTTTACGAAATATTTGACAGCCGATATCACGTATGAAGGTGTTACTCGTATTGAAACATATCCGTTCCCTAAAGCCGCAATTAGGGAGGCGGTGTATAATGCGATTGTTCACAAAAATTATGCAACTCAAATTCCTATCCAGATTAGTGTATATAAAGATAAATTATATATTTCCAACGATTGTATCCTGCCTGCTGGATGGACGGTCGATACGCTGATGAGTAAGCACCGCTCGAAGCCATTTAATCCGAATATTGCGAATGGTTTTTTCAGAGCCGGTTTAATAGAAACATGGGGGCGCGGTATCGAAAAAATCTGTGAGGCATGTATTGAACACGACACTCCTATACCCAAGTACACTGTACACCCAGAAGATATTATGGTGATGTTTGAATGCCGTAAAAAAGAGATACATACCGGTGTAGTACGGGAGAAGCCGCATAGATTCTATAATAAACGGTATGAATATCGTATGAATACCGACATGAATACCGACATGAATACCGACATGAATACCGACATGAATACCGCTGTCGGTACTTCTACCGATGATACTGTTATCCAAAGAGTATTGCATTTTCTGATACAATACCCCAAGAGCACGCAAAAAGAAATCAGTGAAAAACTTGAGGTAACGACCCGGACGGTAGAACGTACAATTGCAACATTAAAAGAACAAGGATATATCAAAAGAGCTGGGAATAACCGTTCCGGATATTGGGAGATTAAAAAATATAATTGGAGGACACGATGA
- a CDS encoding efflux RND transporter periplasmic adaptor subunit — protein sequence MSINKQPLTARQQKSRKTKIIVIVCIAALVGGWYVFMKPKNTKTGDLPPLTVKKEIEHNQIEVSGYIEAAQTQILEAPGEGFIEQVLIKEGDRVKKGALLFALDTDKQSYDVARQSFAIKQEQINGSSQKLSLMEQEQRLLEKQLADRKVYAKFDGIVAALIISQGQYAKAKDTFGTLIDRSFLKATVEIAESDASRLAVGQKVDMTFPAEPDIKVQAEVISYPAIARLTSLGRTVVDTLIRLDNPPEKILPGYSFNGTIVTGADSEALIVEQDAIRYVEGKPFVDKVVGNTTQEIAVTVEPYIKGFVKILSGVQENDVLKNQAKLNNDRDF from the coding sequence ATGAGTATCAATAAACAGCCGCTAACAGCACGGCAGCAAAAATCGCGGAAAACGAAAATTATTGTTATTGTATGCATAGCGGCGCTAGTAGGCGGCTGGTATGTTTTTATGAAGCCTAAAAATACAAAAACAGGTGATTTGCCGCCTTTAACGGTAAAAAAGGAAATCGAACACAATCAAATTGAGGTTTCTGGTTATATCGAAGCCGCGCAGACGCAGATTTTAGAAGCGCCCGGCGAGGGGTTTATCGAACAGGTTCTGATAAAAGAAGGCGACAGAGTAAAAAAAGGCGCACTCTTGTTTGCGCTTGATACCGATAAACAAAGCTATGATGTTGCCCGGCAGTCATTTGCAATAAAACAAGAGCAAATAAACGGTTCTTCTCAAAAATTGAGCTTGATGGAACAGGAACAGCGGCTTCTGGAAAAACAGCTCGCCGACCGCAAAGTGTATGCAAAGTTCGACGGTATTGTTGCGGCTTTGATAATTTCGCAAGGGCAATACGCCAAGGCAAAAGATACCTTCGGTACGTTGATTGACCGCAGTTTTCTTAAAGCCACGGTCGAAATTGCCGAAAGCGATGCGTCCCGCCTTGCAGTCGGACAAAAGGTTGATATGACATTCCCCGCCGAACCGGATATTAAAGTGCAGGCGGAGGTTATCTCCTATCCGGCAATAGCGCGGCTGACCAGCCTTGGGCGGACGGTTGTCGATACGCTGATCCGGCTGGATAATCCGCCGGAAAAAATTTTACCCGGCTACTCTTTTAACGGAACCATCGTAACCGGCGCCGACTCCGAAGCGCTTATAGTAGAACAAGACGCCATCCGTTATGTGGAAGGGAAGCCGTTTGTCGATAAAGTCGTTGGCAATACCACACAGGAAATTGCGGTAACCGTCGAACCGTATATTAAAGGCTTTGTGAAGATTCTCTCCGGCGTGCAAGAAAACGATGTGTTGAAAAATCAAGCAAAACTGAACAACGATAGAGATTTCTAG
- a CDS encoding ABC transporter ATP-binding protein: MIVSLDSVVKTFFMGENEVHALRSVSFDIPEGSFVSLMGPSGSGKTTCMNMIGCLDRPTAGAIYVDGENTAEMTEKDLAFLRNRTIGFVFQQYFLLPTLTILENVMLPLRYQGLPASERKKLAAEELDKVGLSNRLKHRPSELSGGQKQRVAIARALVTRPKLILADEPTGALDSETGQSVLDLFFDINRQGTAVIIVTHDPDIGAMAPRSIHLKDGKIISDTADNFLENK, translated from the coding sequence ATGATTGTCTCCCTTGATTCGGTGGTAAAAACCTTTTTTATGGGAGAAAACGAAGTACATGCCTTGCGCAGCGTCTCGTTCGATATACCGGAAGGGAGCTTTGTTTCGCTTATGGGACCGTCCGGTTCAGGTAAAACGACCTGTATGAATATGATCGGCTGCCTTGACCGTCCGACGGCAGGGGCAATCTATGTTGACGGAGAAAACACTGCCGAAATGACCGAAAAAGATTTGGCATTTTTGCGGAATAGAACGATCGGGTTTGTCTTTCAGCAGTATTTTCTCCTGCCCACGCTTACCATTCTCGAAAACGTGATGCTGCCGCTCCGGTATCAGGGGCTGCCTGCCTCCGAACGGAAGAAACTTGCCGCCGAAGAGCTGGATAAAGTAGGATTGAGCAACCGCCTCAAGCACCGTCCGAGCGAGCTGTCGGGCGGACAAAAACAGCGTGTCGCTATTGCTCGCGCCCTTGTAACTCGTCCCAAGCTGATTCTTGCCGACGAGCCGACTGGAGCGCTCGATTCCGAAACGGGGCAGTCCGTACTCGATCTTTTTTTTGACATAAACCGGCAAGGCACGGCGGTTATCATTGTTACCCATGATCCGGACATCGGTGCAATGGCGCCGCGCTCCATTCACCTTAAAGACGGAAAAATCATCTCCGACACGGCGGATAATTTTTTAGAAAATAAATAA
- a CDS encoding DUF2281 domain-containing protein translates to MVLYNSLEKKLKLLPQTALEEISSYVDYILFKFTTLEKNASSQSQKKGFGCLKDIPCKMSPDFDEPIEEFAEYM, encoded by the coding sequence ATGGTGTTATACAATAGTCTTGAAAAGAAATTAAAGTTACTTCCGCAAACAGCACTTGAAGAAATTTCGTCTTATGTGGATTATATTCTCTTTAAATTTACCACATTAGAAAAAAATGCTTCATCACAAAGTCAAAAAAAAGGCTTCGGCTGTTTAAAAGATATTCCTTGTAAAATGTCTCCTGATTTTGACGAACCAATTGAAGAATTTGCGGAGTATATGTAA
- a CDS encoding type II toxin-antitoxin system VapC family toxin — MYLLDTHAIIWYVIGSTELSTTVRNLMETKRCFFSFVSLWEIAIKQAKRTLDFEINVSQLKTVLENEEFTYLHPTEYDAERIKKLPDIHRDPFDRLLIAQAMENNLTILTRDLKIPLYEVKTIW, encoded by the coding sequence ATGTATTTATTGGATACTCATGCAATAATTTGGTATGTGATAGGAAGTACTGAGCTTTCTACAACTGTAAGAAATTTGATGGAAACAAAAAGATGCTTTTTTAGTTTTGTATCATTATGGGAAATTGCGATAAAACAAGCGAAAAGAACTCTTGATTTTGAAATTAATGTTTCTCAATTAAAAACTGTTCTAGAGAATGAAGAATTTACTTATCTTCATCCAACGGAATATGACGCGGAAAGAATAAAAAAGTTACCTGATATTCATAGAGATCCATTCGATAGACTGCTTATTGCACAAGCTATGGAAAATAATCTAACTATATTAACAAGAGATTTAAAAATTCCTTTGTATGAAGTAAAGACTATTTGGTAA
- a CDS encoding HAD family hydrolase, producing the protein MLGGTLHWALGGKMLFVFDLDGTLLNSKKEISESNKKAVQKLYLAGHKIVIATARPPRSIDSKIKKIGVPTDNIYYNGALVRCFDGVTFSHFIEKNIFKEVFYYIKENDKSAVISIEDNDTWFSCFDFDFKNFYSVKDGPKIITEAELLQKNPNKILINSYSDLNYLNEKFNNICNIIETDSKTLIQIMNKNASKEKSINEISKKYKISSNDIYCFGDDFNDIEMFKFYKNTVAMGNAISELKTIAKFVIETNDNDGIAKFLVEKGIIA; encoded by the coding sequence ATGTTAGGCGGGACGCTTCACTGGGCGCTTGGAGGAAAAATGTTATTTGTATTTGATTTAGATGGAACTTTATTAAATTCTAAAAAAGAAATATCTGAATCTAATAAAAAAGCTGTTCAGAAACTTTATTTAGCCGGTCATAAAATTGTAATAGCAACGGCTCGTCCTCCGAGAAGCATAGATTCTAAGATTAAGAAAATTGGAGTTCCAACAGATAATATTTATTATAATGGTGCTCTTGTCCGTTGTTTTGATGGCGTAACTTTTTCTCATTTTATAGAAAAAAATATCTTTAAAGAAGTTTTTTATTACATAAAAGAAAATGATAAATCTGCCGTGATTTCTATCGAAGATAATGATACATGGTTTTCGTGTTTTGATTTTGATTTTAAGAATTTTTATTCTGTAAAGGATGGTCCTAAAATTATCACTGAGGCAGAACTACTTCAAAAAAATCCGAACAAGATATTGATAAATTCTTATTCGGATTTAAATTATTTAAATGAAAAATTTAATAACATTTGTAATATAATAGAGACGGATTCCAAGACACTGATTCAAATAATGAATAAGAATGCATCAAAAGAGAAATCAATTAATGAGATTTCTAAAAAATATAAAATCAGTTCTAATGATATATATTGTTTTGGTGATGATTTCAATGATATTGAAATGTTCAAATTTTATAAAAATACCGTGGCAATGGGAAATGCAATTAGTGAATTGAAAACAATTGCAAAGTTTGTTATTGAGACAAATGATAATGATGGTATTGCTAAATTTCTTGTTGAGAAAGGAATTATCGCCTAA
- a CDS encoding ABC transporter permease yields the protein MFEDILSALQNFRHNKMRTLLSLLGIMIGVCSVVITMNLSRSLEASVALVFKDFSSSIVAVWPSSWRNSAITFNDRYADMLKKKIPQIKRVFWFDSFNAAVMRGRLNAGTKECFGVEYGYMEAQKWHLEYGTGFTASDFMSGAQKVIIGEDIAKGLFPEGSAVGKTLTLSVDNGNAAPLLFTCTVIGVLKTKQTTVGQMQRFVLIPHSFIRLQFGRKEADSVDVELYDTIMDIEAVEEAIKAASDEYANSKNAVRIWSAQSMQKQVQSSLAMIAAVLSGIAGLSLLIGGVGIMNIMLVTVAERRQEIGIRKAIGATTGAILSQFLTESAAISIVGGGIGLAAGFLISLVAVTPILSQFSGGSDVVLSFNMRGALMAFLISAGAGIFFGLYPAWQAGKLDPVKALEE from the coding sequence ATGTTTGAAGATATCCTTTCAGCATTGCAGAATTTCCGGCACAATAAGATGCGCACGCTCCTTTCGCTTTTAGGGATTATGATCGGTGTATGCTCGGTTGTTATTACGATGAATTTAAGCCGTTCGCTGGAGGCAAGCGTTGCGTTGGTGTTTAAGGATTTCAGCAGTTCGATAGTCGCCGTGTGGCCTTCGTCGTGGCGGAATTCTGCAATTACTTTTAACGACCGCTATGCCGATATGCTGAAAAAAAAGATACCGCAGATAAAACGCGTTTTTTGGTTTGATTCGTTTAATGCCGCGGTCATGCGTGGCCGCCTGAACGCCGGCACGAAGGAATGTTTCGGTGTAGAATACGGGTATATGGAAGCGCAGAAATGGCATCTTGAATACGGCACGGGATTTACCGCTTCGGATTTTATGAGCGGTGCGCAGAAGGTTATTATCGGGGAAGATATTGCCAAAGGCCTATTTCCGGAAGGAAGCGCCGTAGGTAAAACGCTGACGCTGTCGGTGGACAATGGAAATGCTGCGCCGCTCCTTTTTACGTGTACGGTTATCGGCGTGCTCAAAACAAAACAGACGACGGTAGGGCAGATGCAGCGGTTTGTATTGATACCGCATTCATTTATAAGGCTGCAATTCGGCCGAAAGGAAGCTGACTCGGTTGATGTTGAATTGTACGATACCATAATGGATATCGAAGCTGTTGAAGAGGCGATTAAAGCAGCCTCCGACGAATATGCAAACAGTAAAAATGCGGTACGGATATGGTCGGCGCAGTCGATGCAAAAACAGGTTCAGAGCAGTCTTGCGATGATTGCTGCCGTGCTGTCCGGTATTGCAGGGCTTTCACTGTTGATAGGCGGTGTCGGCATTATGAATATCATGCTTGTAACGGTTGCGGAGCGGCGGCAGGAAATCGGCATCCGTAAAGCAATCGGCGCTACGACGGGGGCTATTCTTTCGCAGTTCTTAACGGAATCGGCAGCCATCAGTATTGTCGGCGGCGGTATCGGTCTTGCAGCAGGTTTTTTAATCAGTCTTGTCGCCGTTACGCCGATTTTATCTCAGTTTTCAGGCGGAAGCGACGTTGTGTTATCGTTCAATATGCGGGGCGCGTTGATGGCGTTTTTGATTTCTGCAGGCGCAGGTATTTTCTTCGGGCTGTACCCCGCATGGCAGGCCGGCAAACTCGATCCCGTCAAGGCGCTGGAAGAATAA
- a CDS encoding ABC transporter permease, which yields MLEDFINAFGNFRSKKLRTVLSLLGIAIGVTVVTVISNIGSSMQVSMAKLFNLDAMNMIQIEPRWDFDKQKHHIKLTEKYREALEKNVPYVKNVFYSGFFNATVSHNSFYLKNQRIVGIEYGALEANGYEWSYGKSFSLDDFANRRHKIILVEDEAKVLFPEGNAIGKRVTLTVPYNQGRQFIPFSFEVCGVVKPRNRFSNIGSFMVPRSFVAEDMGIGKNNSDIASVQIYDPAYIDEATARIKAFSDSFAKTENALWTFSEKDLMNQINSQIGLVSVVLTVIAVMSLLVGGINIMNIMLVTVTERKKEIGIRKALGASEVVIRNQFLVESATLSLTGGIFGMLLGGGLSMLLVQTVFQSDNFEMFFSPNVTGSLIAFAVSITIGIFFGLRPAVKAARLDPVKALAD from the coding sequence ATGTTAGAAGATTTTATCAATGCGTTCGGTAATTTCCGCAGTAAAAAATTGCGGACGGTACTGTCCCTATTGGGCATTGCAATCGGCGTTACCGTTGTGACGGTTATCAGCAATATCGGAAGTTCTATGCAGGTCAGTATGGCAAAATTATTCAACCTTGATGCGATGAATATGATTCAAATTGAGCCTCGCTGGGATTTTGATAAACAAAAGCATCATATCAAACTGACTGAAAAATACCGTGAAGCATTAGAAAAAAATGTACCGTACGTAAAAAACGTATTTTATTCAGGCTTTTTCAACGCAACGGTTTCGCATAATTCGTTTTATCTGAAAAATCAGCGGATAGTCGGCATCGAATACGGCGCACTTGAGGCAAACGGGTACGAATGGTCTTATGGAAAAAGTTTTAGTCTTGATGATTTTGCGAACCGACGGCACAAAATTATTCTGGTTGAAGATGAAGCAAAGGTTCTGTTCCCCGAAGGAAATGCTATTGGAAAAAGGGTTACACTTACCGTTCCGTATAATCAGGGGCGCCAGTTTATTCCATTTTCGTTTGAAGTATGCGGTGTTGTAAAGCCGCGCAATCGGTTTTCCAATATCGGTTCTTTTATGGTGCCGCGTTCATTTGTTGCGGAGGATATGGGTATCGGCAAAAACAATTCGGATATTGCTTCGGTGCAGATTTACGATCCTGCATATATTGACGAAGCAACGGCGCGGATAAAGGCATTTTCCGATTCGTTTGCCAAAACAGAAAACGCCTTATGGACGTTTTCGGAAAAAGACTTGATGAATCAGATCAATTCGCAAATCGGACTGGTTAGCGTCGTGCTTACGGTGATTGCGGTTATGTCGCTTTTGGTCGGCGGCATCAACATTATGAATATTATGCTTGTTACCGTAACGGAGCGGAAAAAGGAAATCGGCATCCGTAAGGCGCTCGGTGCAAGCGAAGTGGTAATACGCAATCAGTTTTTAGTGGAGTCCGCGACGTTGAGTTTGACGGGTGGCATATTCGGTATGCTGCTTGGCGGAGGGCTTAGCATGCTTTTGGTTCAAACCGTCTTTCAGTCCGACAATTTTGAGATGTTTTTTTCCCCGAATGTAACCGGTTCGCTCATTGCATTTGCCGTGTCGATAACCATCGGTATTTTTTTCGGTCTCCGCCCTGCGGTTAAAGCAGCGCGGCTGGATCCGGTTAAAGCATTGGCGGATTGA